tattgatagagtcctaatacaaattaaaattctagGCATATTGTAACATAACTTTTAAAGTTTCAATCTTTACGATCATGTTCTTCAAAGAGAATCTAAAAGAAACCAACATTATAgaactaaatattaaaaaaaacaataaacaaagAAGATATAATATTAAAGATGATCTCCAATATTTAAAGGTTCATGGATCATAAGagaaatttcaataaaaataaaataaagtaacaCTATTAGCAAGAAGCTAAAAACAAACTTGTTAAAAAAAACACTACTCatagcaaaaataaaataaagtatcaCAGCAATCCTAGGTTATAATGCttcttttcaaataatttttaatttgaaaataactTTTGTAATATTAAATGGGATAAACAATCTATTTAAATACTACTATTAGCAACCAGAGAATACTAGATGTAAACATCAACGTCACAGTCAAtctataattacaaaaaaattgaaacatgcAGACATGAGATCCCACAAACTAatagtaattataattatagagatgataaacaaaacaaacaaataattgAGCATTCATAATCTAATAATGTCAAGAAATTGAATGAAATGATTTCATCAATTCTACTCGAGGCAGCATCTGTAGCTGAGTCGGCCAAGTCCCAGTGTAATGGTCTTTTATTTCGATTTAGATAGGGCtgctaaatttaaaataaaaattatgtctaAAAATAGGTTAGAATTTAAAACAAGATACACTTATGCCAATTTGCAAAATTAACGTGCCAAAATGcccaaataattttttagatgTAAATCTAATAAAATGATCAAAATTATGAATAGAAGTCATTTTGCCTAATTTAAAACAACCATTTTATAAACTCATCAAATAATTCAAACTCAAAAATGTCAAAGGTGGAAATTAAGTTGAGGATAGTGATGTGAgaaatgatgaataaaaagattttaaaaagaaGAGCCCACCAATAACAATAAGCACTCACATCTTCCAATCCAAAAAACAGGACGATAGATTCCTTTATGGAAAAATTCAACTTGTACATAACACAGCATGAGTGGTGTTCATCATCCTTACACTCTTCATTTATTCCTTTGAGGACCATCTTAGATTCACTACCCACCCACTAGTTTTGTTGAAACTTTCTCCATACACTGCATCTTCATCAACAACGGTTTTTTTCCCCCTTCAATTTGACATAAAGTATTAATTAAGGACAAGCTTATGATTTTGAATAAAAACACCCACAGATTAGTTAATTTGACTCATTTTACCCCCTTAGTTGAAGAGGTGGCAAAACATTATAGGACCATTTGGAGCTGAAGAGGTAAAACGAGTCAAAACGCTTATTTTGAGAGTATTTTAGTTCAAAGGTATGTTAGTTCAAAGCCACAAATTTGGCCTCATTTGATCCTTTGTCCTAAGATCAAGGGTCAAAATGAATCTTTTTGAGATTTGCGTACACTCTCGTTTTCTCTTTTCGATTATCTTAGTCTTTATCTTAAAAGAAATATAGCGAAATAGAGAGATTACAATCACGCGCCATTGATTAAtatccattatatacacatcaACAGTAGAAAAATACTATATACATCATCAAAGACTTTAAGCAAAATTTCTCCATTGAATTATGCTTCGACTTTGTCTATGCTGACATGTAAATTATTCCTCTGATGTTGATGTGTAAATTATGAGCGTTAACAGACAACACATGGTTATAATTTTTCCATCTCCGTTAAAATAAAGACTtgttaattgaaaaaataagagTACAGAAACATAATGAATCTCAATTGAATTTCAAAGAgcagataaaataaaatatatatagtacAAGGACGACCTTGAGATGGATTTTGCAAATACTTTTGGAAAGTAATATAAAAGGGAAATAAATATGAGGGAGATATCAGCAGTTAGAAGTCCACGTCACAGTTTTCTAGAGTGTTGATTCCATTTATGCCAAAGTAGTTGACTAAAACATTCAGTACCACAACTAGGAGGAGGCTGGTGGGTGTGTTCATTGTGTGATCAAAAGGAGTTCTCTTGTATTTTCATAGCATAATCAAAGAGAATCAGATCCCTTATGTTTGAAACAATTTAGATATCAAAGTGATACAGAGCAGAACAATACCTCCGGCAGCACATGGAATTCTTGCGTTCTTTGATTGCACTGAACCTGGTATATAATGAACGGACCTGAAACGCAAacataaaatacaaataagttaaccAGAAAAGCATAAGACGGATGCAATCCTGACACAAATTTAAATCATCTAACAAAAGCCTCCAATAACTTGaaacatatttgaattttactcCCATGGTATTCATAAGGCCATAACAATCCTAGACATCCTAAAATAGGTATTGCAAACCGAGAATTAATCTGATACTTATCCTTTCGGGCTCACAATGTAATACTCCAGTAAGGGTAAAACAGTTTGTACTGGATATTAGTTGATCCCTCAACATCCACATATCTCAATTCTCACGTGAATGCTAGATAATTAGTCGATACACCCTCATACAATGGTGATCGCACTATCAAACTTGAGTATTCTAACATCCAACACCTTAATAGGTTTAAACCTTACTCAGCTTATTCATTATTTCATTTGGTGTTCAATaaattaacaaagaaaaatacaCCTACATGACTGTAAGGaaagtttcaattttaaatgGGGAACAAAACTTTGTTTGATAACCTCTTTATATTGTGATTTCACGGGGCTAAAGATGCAGTAATGTAATTAATGGAGCACTACGCATATTCTAAACCACAAGGAAGAATTTGCAAATTTCATTTACCTGAATAGCATAAACATAATAACCGTGACCAAGACCATGCGAAGCAATAGGCTGAAAACAGAAACAGAAAGAGAGAATAATACAAACCTGTGACAATGCACACTGTTGGTATGGCGCAAGAGGAGAAAAATGAAGAATGGCTCAGTAAAGGAGCTCAGCAAGCAATAATGTCTTCCAGAGATGGGAGCGAATTCAATGGAGGGGCAGAATATGCGAATGAGATGAACGAACACTTAGACCAGTATGATTTAAGAATGAGAGTTTAGGCGCATTGTGACTATGCTTTGATAAGCGTGAATAATGATAAGGTTATGTCGTTGAAGGCCTTGATTCACATGTGCTTAGAGAGTCGCTGCCATCTGTAATTTGGAAGATCATGTCATGTTGCATCTTCTTTTAATATCCTCGATCAACCGATTTGCACTCGATAGCGGATTTTGTGACGAGCTTCTATGCTTAACAAGTTCTCTCGGATCATTACAAGTCTTCAGTATTTCAGACATTGCTTCAGCTTTCTGTAATATAGAAGATCTCCTTGCACGCCGCAGTGCATCCGCTTCTACGCTATATGTATTGGGCAAGTTCGTTGAATGAGGGACGGAAGACATCAAATCTCTTAAATTCCGTGCCATTTCAACCATCCCTCGTTTCCTTAACTCGTCATTCAGTCTCTGGTAAGTAAGATATTGAGGAACTATACCTTTCCGTAACATGTCTTCAAACTCCTTAAATGCCTCTTGGAATCTATGCGCTATGCAGAACAAATGAATCAACATGGTGCTAGTATCTAAGTCCATCTCACATCCCTTAGCTTTCATTTCGTTGCTAATCTGAACAGCCAAGTCCAGCCTTTCTTGCTCACATAACATCTTCaacaaaagatgaaaagttagCCGATCCGGGATGTATCCAGATTCGATCATCTTAGTATAAAGGTTCATTCCCTCCTCAATCATcccaaattttgaaaaatgcCTAAAGAAATAATTATATGTTGTAGGGGTTGGGTTAACCCCCCTACTAATCATCATTTTCAGTACCTTGCTAGCACCAACAAGATCCCTAGCCTTGCAATAACCCTTTACCAAAGAATTATACGTAGAAATAGTGGGGCCAGATTCAGATTGCAACAGATATTCCATCTTCCCAGATACCTCTTTAAACCTACCTTCTTCAGCCAATGCATCAATAATCGGATTATACACAATTGCATTTCCTTCTATGCCTTCCTTTTTCATATCATCTAACAACTCAACCGCCATATCAACACGACGCATTCGGCATAACCCTTCAACCAGAGTACCGTAAGTCACAACACTCGGTCTCACATTCTCCTGTTTCATTTCCAACCAAAGCCTCTCCGCATGTTTAAGCTTTCTTGACCGAAACCATCCATTCAGTAGTATATTATACATCCGAACAGACGGAGCCCAAGAAGGCCCCATTTGcttttttctatcaaaataCTCTTTAGCAACTCTAACATGCCCTTCTTTACAAAGTGAATCCAACAAAATTTCCATCAACACAACAGAATCATTACACATTAAACTTAAACTAACCGCATACTCTAACGTCCTAATCGCGGATTGGGGCCGTCCTGCGCAATAATTACAGTACCATATTCAAAATCACGCATACAATCCAATATTTCATAAGACATTTAAAtgcatttttctttaatttgaaattgaatACCTGCGCGAGTGTACCTTCTGATAAGAATTGCAAATGTATCACTTGAAACCAAACTAATCCGAGCAAGAATTAGACACCAAGCAGAATCAAATTCCTTCAGTTTACCGAGCGCATTGATTACCGAATTAAACAGCGTCGCAGATGATTGAAACTCTGGATTCTTCCCGGCCCAAAGAAACAGAGCATGTACCAATCTAGGAGAAGTATTGAAATGATCAAACACTGACTGTAACAGACTCGGTTCCGGTTTGATTCCTGTTCGGTCCAAGGCGGTTTCTAGAGTCTGTCCGTGTTTAAGGTTCGAATCGCTGAGTAGGTTGCATAGAGTAGAGAAGTCATCGTTGTTGTATGAACAGTTAGGGTTTGAAGCTGTAGACGGGAACACTTGAGGTGGCGGTAGCGGCGGTAAAACCAATCTAGAACGGCGGTGAGGACGTCGGATGTCTGTCGTTGTCGAGTATGAGACCAAACGACAAACCGTTTTCAGCTTTGAAAACCTCATTATCAACTCGGTAACATTAGAAGGTTTCAGGTGGCAAAATATAAAGCACAAAGGTTGCATACGGAAATTACGAAAATGCCCTCGcattaagccatacgtttagcAGAGCCTTAGTACTAGGAGAAGATAGCGAGTGGTCAAGCAAAGCGGAGCAATGGCAGCCATTAATTTCAGCATTGTATCAATACGGTTACCGGATTTCTGTTCCGGTAGCGGAAAGACACATCGGAGTTCCATTACTCTTCAAAAAAGACCGCTCGCTGCGGCAGCAAGCTCATCGGAATATCCTTCTTCGCCTTCCGTAACTGAACAGCCTGAAATCGAGCTCGAATTTATTGCGGTatgtaatttattaaatttatacgcTATTTCTGGTCAATACTATTATATTCACGACGGCGTCGTTGGTGGCAGCCGAAGGCAGGAAGTGACGGGAAGTATACGGTGGATAGAGCTAAGGCGATAAGCGGAGATAAATTATTGAGGAGTATTATGTTGGATAACAAGTTAGAGCAATACGGCGCGTATGTAAGTTAGTTTAGCCTGTTAAAGTCTGTTTATGctttattctcaaaaaaaaaaaaatctgttagtaagaaaatggaaatttgatgGAACAGGGGAAAGTGATGAATTGTGGAGGTGGTGGAAGCTGTGGAACCTGTATTGTGGAGgtatatatatttcaaatatattgtCAAAATGTTGCCTTTATTCTAATATGTTTAGCATGGATAATCTATGTTTCCCTGAAACTTCTCGAGTCCTACTTTTCAGCGTTCATTTACATTTCCGGAAACACTTGTGAAACTCGCAAATAGCATTTTGTTGTTTTCCGTTTCGGTATTTCCGTGTTCGTGTGACACAATGGATATCATTTTGGCTCATTGGCTCGGTCGCTCTAACTGGAATTTGAAACCGATGCCTCATAGCACTAAAGATAAAGACAACTTGCAACTTTTATTTTGAGAAGATTTTCCGACCGTGTAATCGATGCCTCATAGCACTAAAGATAAAGACAACTTGCAACTTTTATTTTGAGCAGATTTTCCGACCGTGTAATCAATGCCTCATAGCACTAAAGATAAAGACAACTTGCAACTTTTATTTTGAGCAGATTTTCCGACCGTGTAAAGACGAGTGGACAATTGCTTGAATCGGTATTTTAGAGAGTAATTGCAATTAGGTAGAATTGAGCTGTGTTGGATTCTTTATGCaatgttttttctttcttttgcaaTGCTTGCTACTGATCTTGTTGAAGTTCGATTAGAAAGAGATATAAGGAGCTATAAGCCTATAACCTCTTTACATAGTCTTGTCGATTTTCCTGTTGTTGGCTGAAGATGATGAATGACTTGTAGAAAATAACTGCACTTAGTATGTGGGGGAAGGTTCATGTCTTCAATAATGATTATACTTGTGGTTCTTATGAACTTCTCGCAATATGCAAGTGGTTTGTTTAGCAAGTGGTTTGTTTAGCAAATTTTCTAAGCCTCGTTATATAGGAGGAATTATCGTGACTGATGTGTACAGCTTGCATTGCTATATGCTTTGATCTTAATATTTGGAAATTGTGCGTTGATGTCATTATGGCTGTCATTCTTATGCAGATTTTAGATGGAAAAGATCTTTTGAATGAGAGAACTAATACGGAACTCCGTTATTTGAAGAAGGTATTCCCTCTTTTGTAATGAAACTAGAAAGATTTCTTGTTTTTTATGTCATTATGCTGCTTTTATTATCATACTTCACTCTTTCTCTGATCTCATTCTGTGGAACAAATTGGACATTGAACTCATGACTCTCACTCGTAGATATTGACCAAGTGTATAAACTAACTGATTACATGTGAAATCAATCATAATACTGTTTGTCGACTAGATGCCCAATATATGACATGGTGAAAATTGGTGTTGAACTAATAAAAGGCAGTGTGTGTGATACCGCTGAAAGCCAAAAGCTGATATAGATTTGTGGTGTCTGGCGAGCATGAATTTGTCTCTTCGTAAGAGCAAAgttgattttcatttttatcctTCTGCATTGTTGCTCTTTCCTTTTAGCAGAAATACTGCAAGTGAAGTTCACTTGTCATCATTTGGAGACATCATGTTTAGCTTATGTCTGTCTGTGCAGAAACCTGAATCTTGGAGGCTCGCGTGTCAAACAATAGTTGGCAATAAAGAGAACTCTGGCAAGGTATTACTAATATCTtcacgaaaaaaaaaattactcgcGATATTGGTTTATAAAACTCTCTCATTATATTGTAATCGGATACTCTGTCAAATAAGTCATGCTTCTACGAATTTTTCATTATAAACCACATTCTCATATGAAGTAAACCAGCATTTAGCAGATCAAAAGGATAACCGCTCTTGTGATTGTCGCAGGTTGTGGTTCAAAGGCTACCCCAATGGAAGAAATGAACATACATATAAAAGACGTCCGCATCAAACGAGCAGCAGTATATTGATTTTCGTGAAGTTATGGTAAACTTTTGCTACATTTCTTAGGTTACACTGCAAATTTATGTTGTCTGTGTTCATAATATTCTTCTTGTAATTCAAAAGGAATAAAGCACAGTGCGTATACATGAGCACATAAtagaaatgattttttttttagctTTTTGAGCACTGTTATCATTTTTAGCTTTTGAGTACTGCCTATACATGAGCACGTAATAGAAATTGaactaattgaaattttattttttcttttttcaaatcaaatgaACTGAATTTATAAGATTTTGAAACATTTCAACTAGTCagtttttttggtcaaaattgaCTACTCATTAATTGGAAAAACGACTTATACGAGTCTCAGTTCTAGCCACACCACTTGTGCTAGAAAGTTACCGCAAAAACTACTATCTCTAAGGGCTTTcaatttggttgatttttttgGTTATGTTTGGGTTTTTGGTTCTGTTTGCAGTAAAAGTGAATTTATTTACTTTCCTatcgaaaaataaaaagaaaaataatgtcAAACTGAATCAAATTGAGTTTGTCGGCTTGGTTCAATTAttcaatttagtttaatttttttttttttgacaacaaatttagtttgatttttgaatATCCCTactcttatattttatttcctGAAAAAggtacatattatttattttttgaaataaaaaaggtACATATTAGAAGTACATATTTTAGTGTGGATGGATAACATAACTAAAAAAGAAAGCACATGATTAGAAGTACACAAGAATTTCAGACCTTagataaacataatccaattgGTTAAATAATTCCATAATCATGTGATAGAATcatttcggttttaaaaaatcTAACCACCTCACCTCACATGAGTAACTGACAGATTTGGGTCAAGATCTGATTGAGAATCaaggtttaaaatattaaagtggGTGGCTTAATGGATTATGGGTCTCTCTGCAATTGCATTAGTGGTCTAATAGCTTGCAAAATTGGCTTTAGCCAGCACCCTTTTTTATGCAGTCAACGAGGCCTTAGGTTAATTCTTTAATTACTAGTTTGAACTCTGATCAATGTGAAGCAATTTCACAGAAAACAACAAAGAGTCCTGATTACTGCTAATCCACAAAAGTTAACAAACTAAACTGCTAGATTCTATTTCAAAATCAAGTCAGGGACTTGATAGCAAATTTTTACCTACTATTCATATGGAATAGGCCTAATGGATGTAAAAGTTTAAAtctattcaaatttaattaatattttaaatcccGATATTTTACTCCAATTTTATAAGAATtctagtttaattttaaatattgctTACTTGACATGTGATATGATGcattaaaaatttacttttcaGAAATTAAGTgtgtaaaatgataaaaaataaagtaaaatttaaaaaagatgtatgtataaatatatataatttataattgaaagcACGCTAACAATATATGTCAAGTTGGACGATGAATgaaattatgttaaaattataGCTATTCGCTAATCATTGAAACTATcgttaactttttaatttgggataaaattacagaaattaaagttttgattagagttataaaaaaatgtgaaaaagtttgaattttagAACCAGTATCTGAGTGTCAATCCTCTATCTTTTGCCTTTTGGTTGAGGGCATGTAATTAAGAATagtcaaataaaaaagattaaaacagGTAACTTTTCTTCTATAAATAACTAACATGTGCTTTTGGAATCTAAAGAATTCAAAAATGAGAGAGTGATTAGGacttgaaaaaacaaaaataagaattGCCAGGAATTGGGGTGCTTTAACTTATaggaaaagttaaagaaaaaggCCAACCTccaaaatgttttgaaatggtggcaacttattttttatatattatcatttttagcattttttttatgGTGGATGATTCCTCATGTGCCTTGAGACAgagtttgatattttaaaatgcaAAGGtctttcttaaattttttctttGAGTCAAAGCTTATCCGAGTTTTTAAACTTATAGCAgttcatttgaattatattttgattatataattCATAATTCTAACAATTAAGGccatttatattcaattttatactttaagAATACGTAAATAGCAACCCTAaagatattaaatataaatatcttaaaattgacgtaaaatattaaacaaaaaatattcgGATTAGGATTTTCTAAAGTCGATTAAACATGACTTATCATTTTCAATCAACCTACACTCTTTGTTATAAAATGAATGGCGTAGATTGATTAAACATGATATAGGTCATGTttaattaatcttttaactcaaaatatatGCATGTTAAAAATGGCATaagatttgaaatatttttatttactctAAAAACACTAAATGGTTGTAATTAACCTTATttga
This region of Mercurialis annua linkage group LG1-X, ddMerAnnu1.2, whole genome shotgun sequence genomic DNA includes:
- the LOC126681122 gene encoding pentatricopeptide repeat-containing protein At5g11310, mitochondrial; the protein is MRGHFRNFRMQPLCFIFCHLKPSNVTELIMRFSKLKTVCRLVSYSTTTDIRRPHRRSRLVLPPLPPPQVFPSTASNPNCSYNNDDFSTLCNLLSDSNLKHGQTLETALDRTGIKPEPSLLQSVFDHFNTSPRLVHALFLWAGKNPEFQSSATLFNSVINALGKLKEFDSAWCLILARISLVSSDTFAILIRRYTRAGRPQSAIRTLEYAVSLSLMCNDSVVLMEILLDSLCKEGHVRVAKEYFDRKKQMGPSWAPSVRMYNILLNGWFRSRKLKHAERLWLEMKQENVRPSVVTYGTLVEGLCRMRRVDMAVELLDDMKKEGIEGNAIVYNPIIDALAEEGRFKEVSGKMEYLLQSESGPTISTYNSLVKGYCKARDLVGASKVLKMMISRGVNPTPTTYNYFFRHFSKFGMIEEGMNLYTKMIESGYIPDRLTFHLLLKMLCEQERLDLAVQISNEMKAKGCEMDLDTSTMLIHLFCIAHRFQEAFKEFEDMLRKGIVPQYLTYQRLNDELRKRGMVEMARNLRDLMSSVPHSTNLPNTYSVEADALRRARRSSILQKAEAMSEILKTCNDPRELVKHRSSSQNPLSSANRLIEDIKRRCNMT
- the LOC126681209 gene encoding photosynthetic NDH subunit of subcomplex B 3, chloroplastic — translated: MAAINFSIVSIRLPDFCSGSGKTHRSSITLQKRPLAAAASSSEYPSSPSVTEQPEIELEFIAPKAGSDGKYTVDRAKAISGDKLLRSIMLDNKLEQYGAYGKVMNCGGGGSCGTCIVEILDGKDLLNERTNTELRYLKKKPESWRLACQTIVGNKENSGKVVVQRLPQWKK